The following nucleotide sequence is from Myripristis murdjan chromosome 22, fMyrMur1.1, whole genome shotgun sequence.
CATATCGTAATGTTTGGTCAGAGATTGAATGGAGGAATTGATAATTGGATTATCAAGCTACAAGCCAGTCCAGCATTTAGCATGAAGCAAAGTAACTGAACTCATGTCTGGAATGTGCAGTGGTCATGAAACCATGTAGACATTTATTCAAAGTTAATTCATTCCTGATCCCTTGGAAACCCGGGccgattcatttgatttctttccaaaacatgggagaaaagcaatgagcaacttaacaagaaatgattcgaaaattaggaaaaaataaaaaaaaaaaaaataaataaaaaagaagaagaaaattagcaagaagaaagaagaagaaaattagcaagaagaaaagaaaggaagaggtggaaaaaatgaaaagtaaaaaccgaaaaacaacaaggaaataacctgaaattaagcaaccaaaaaagtcctgaaataaaataaaagacaagaaaatgatctgaaaattagccaaaaagattttttttttaatttaacataaaTACATAGCTCTAATAATTCTAAATATAGCTGTCTTGACTTTTCTCTtgaattttcaggtcatttcttgttgctcatttcctttttcccaggtttttgaaagaaatcaagccagtttgatcaggttttaaagggttaatcaGACTTTCCAAGTGCTGGGCAGAAGGTTGGCtacaaacttttttaaaaagtgtctgAGGCtattttaagtaaataaataattaagttTGGTATTTCCCACAGTTtcataaatgatgaaaaagtaGGCTGAATTTGAGAACGTGGGAGGAAAAAAGTCATTATGCAGCTGCCCTGAAGACGAGCTGAGAGGAGTCAGCTGAGCTGCATGTGAACACAGAGCGGAGAACTGCGTCACAGCGATTTGCCATATTTATCGTTGTGAATTGAAAGGCACACAGCTGGCATGATAAACAAGCTCCATGGCAAAATTATGGTTTTGGTAACATGAATTCCACTTATATCTGTCAGGCTGCCTCCAGGCCATACTTCCCCCTTGCATCGTTCCAGTTTGAACCGGAATTTAACAAACTTCAAATTTATCAGCTTTCATGCTCCAACAGTGCTGAGAAACCTCAAGTCAACACACTGAACTGTTTCCTTCTTGCTTTTAATGATAAGATGAGTCGAGATCACAAtagctatatatttttttctcagtacacAAAGTAAGTATGTTTCCAGCTTgaaaattatttgttatttatttgtttatttatgtatttaagaTGTCTGCTGACCTAGTAGCAGAAAGTTGCTTTGGGGTCTTTGTTTGTGGCTGATagcaatcttgtttttctgtcagctTGAATAGACCAGTATTATCAACCAGGCCACTGGAGCTCAACTACAACACAGGAGTTGCTTCCTACAAAATTTATACAAAACTGACATTATCATCATAAAAATTCTAGCTTTTCATGAAGACTATTAAACTGCATTGCTAAGATGTGTGCGGTATCCTTATGTGTTGTACATCTGGCAAGCGAGATCAGAAGCGTTTTCGCAATTTAGCCATGTGACTTTGCTCTCTTACTCTCTTCTTAAAATTTCTGGACCTGGTTTCCATTCTCAGCAGGATATCCTCTGGAATTATGGACATTATCGCTTCCAAATATCCAGTTCAGCTCACCCAGAGCTGGGATATTGCTGTGGTTTTCAAAGAATGTTCCAGTGAAGGTAATTAGGCCTTAATCTCACCATCTGCCCTTACGTAAGATTGTGCCATGGGTAAGGACCCCAAAATTGCACAAATCTCCGTAATTGGGTCAGAGATTATGGTGAAACTGGCAGAATGAGCAAGGAGGGTTaaggttattatttttgtttgtcttgagTCATTGTGATGGCCATGTTTGGGAAGAGGAGAACTGCTCCACCTGTACAGGAAAAAAGGCTCAGTGGGCCAGATGGCAGCTAATATCTCATGTAACTCTATGGATGTATTAAGTTAATagaataaaaagtaaacagGACAGAACATTCAGACACCATATACTCTCAAACAACACAGATTGTCACAAGTTGTGCTACGATTAGCTGTCATTGTTTGCACAAATAGGCataagaaatatataaatatgtaaatgcaaGAATGAATAAATCTAAAGTACACATGCAGATGTTAATGTGAATGTTTGCCTGGTTTTCTATGTGTGTATACTTAGAGTCAAATGTACCTTTGTAGTTTGGAGAAATTTAAACTTTGGCATCTTGCGCCTGGTAGAAGGCTCTTATGCAGTCACTGGTGTCCTAACCAATAGAATTTGAGTTTATCTGCTGGTCGATAGTCAACACCATGAAAACACTAGAGGGCTTCGGGACAGGATTGCTTAATTTCTGAGCATTATATGAGAAACTGatgtaataaaataatcagCTTGGGCCCTCGCAAAACATCTGATTCCTGTTTAGTTAAGGCAGTGAGAAGTGCTGGTTTCTGATCCATGTAGAGTGAGAACACCAAGTCACCAAGAACCAGGAAGGCCTATTGAAATGCAACATCATGTTTGTCATTGAATGGATCGGCAAAGTGTTTCTCAGTCTCTGCAATACTCAGCCAGACTTCCATTTTAAAGTATCTGCCAGGAAATCTACAAATCTGGGAGATAAAAAACATCATATAGAGCCAAGGGGCATGAACACTGACAAGCACCATTTTAGATGCATTGCGAATAAACAAGCCAGCTTTGTTCTctgcagttttttctttttaaaatttctttttagTCCTATTTTGAAGCTCACAAAGCAGATCTGTCCTCCTAGaagctgcgtttttttttttttgtttgtttgtttttttttttaactctaatGTGACATACATAGCCTCACATGTTTTATCAATTGATGAACACTGCCTCTCTGTTTAGTGATTGTTAAATTTCATTTATTCCACGCTAAGCAGACATGCACGCTCTTGCATGCAGAGAGCTCAAAAGCACACTGGCAGCCTCTCTTCACCCTGAGTGACTCTCCTCTTACTCCGTGATGACGTTAGCTGTGGCTTTCTTGCTTAGCCTGAATTTGCCGAGGCCTTCTGACCCTCATAACCAAGCCTCAGCTCCTCAAACGACGCATGAGAACAAATAATAAACCCCCCCCCAATGCGAacccaaattttattttaactatAAATCTTGCCCCCCATTTACCCACCATCACTTAACTGCCTCCCACTCTACCAACACAAAGCCATGGGTGTGTATATGCTTTTATCATtattctgcctcttttttttctctttcccatGATGACAAAGAAACATAGGACAGGCAGGCCTCTTGATTATGTAAGGATTCTCTGAACTGTTATGTAAAGCCAGCAAAGTAGGCCAGGCCATGATGACCTAGATGTACACCCATAGCTACTGAGGACAGAGCTGGAGAAAAATGTATCACGTTAGGAACTGGGGTAGGAAAACAGGAACGGAAGGAAAGATAAGAAAAAACggaggtgaagaagaggagaggagccaaggaattttaagaggaaaaaaaagtgaacgtTTCGCTTTGACCACCGCACCTTGACTGTTGATGTGTTGCTCTGAAAGTCAGATCACAATATTTGAAATGGAGTCACGCTCAAATATTCATGCtcactaaatgtttttttctctgtttaaaaCATGTGAGAAATACAGTAGAAGGCATGAAGATTTGAGTACAACTCCATTTCAAGTATTGTGAAAAGAGTAAAAGTGGAATTCAGTGGTGCTCCTTTACACATAATCAACTATTCCTCCGTGTGAATATATGATCAAGTATGTTTAATACTGACTTTGGTAAATATGGATTTTGCTTGAGTTACTAACTGTAAAATGAGCGTGTTTCGAAAAAAGTCCAACCAGTTTTACAGGCAGTTTCAGAATAAGCGCCTtataccaggacaaggttttgaCTGGTCTGGCACTGTGTTGAATCCCTGGTTTACAAATTGAGTTGCAAATCACAGGAAATTCATTAGACAAAAATCAAGTTTTGCCTGAACAAATGTTTGTTGGAAGTAAGAAATAATGAAGAATGACTGTGTACAATGCAATTAATATAGCAATTCTTTTGTAAGAATAGGCTATAATAGTCTGTTTCATTGGTTACCTTGGATGAGAGCAtcttaaaaatcaaattaacatCAAGATGTTGCCAGATGAAAACATtcgattttttttaaaggtcagCTCTGcgtgagaaaaaaagagtggtCTGGTTCTCAGCTTGACCACCATGGATTTTTGAGATTATCTAATTGGTTCTGAAAAGGTTTCATAAACCTCTGAGGTCACTTAATTTTCTcaacacaaaaaagaagcatGTTATCCTTCAACTGGAGTTAAGacatgaaaatcaacaaaagtGGCTCTCATCATAAAGTGAAGATATTGAGTTGAAATTGCGATACCGATAGATGAGAGCATACTGTTACCATCCGGCTGTTTGTCTAGCCGACGGCGAATTCCTCACCCACAGAACGTCTTTCATGCACAATTTGCCGTTTTTGCACTTTAATAGTGCAAATAGGCGCTTTTAGTGAATCTCCACTTAATATGGTGGCATAAAATCCCTTCCCATCTCTGTCTAGATTCAGTACCTCTTTTCTAAACACATATGCCTGGACCTTGGCAACAAGAACAGAATCTCCCTttacactctctgtctctctctctctctctctctctctctctctctctctctctctcttcccacctccctccctccatcattGTCACCTCCTACTTGTCTCACATCCTCCTTCCACACCACAGGTTTCACGGCACCCCGCTGGGCCAAGCAGGGAACCACTCAATATAAATCAGTTCCAGGTCATATGGTTTGCACAAATGGAAATgacaggatgatgatgatgatgatggatgtgtgtgtgtgcgcgttgcTGTACAAGAGGTTGGAGGGATTTCGCTGTGGCTATATTGGaaatttctgattttgattattCAGTAGCAAACAGAGGAACTTGTGCAATaccttcatttttattgtgaatttCTGTGTCAGTGTATTGGCAAGTCAGACATGTCTCTCACATCAGAGGGTTGTTTCTTGGTTGTACAATAGCTGGGTGACGTTGCCTAATTGCCACAAGACATTCCCATGTAAGCATTACAAAACTGTGCAAAATTATGGAAATATGTTGCATCACAATTTTATATGGGTGTTTTGTATTTGGCTGCAACGTGACTCTCTTCATTGTACATTTTGTGATTACATTAAACATGATTGGCCAGCTCTGTGATTGGTAAATTGGCTGCTCTGAGAATCACATGTGTTTTACAAGAGCTGGCAATGCCACTGGTTGATTCAGCTGCCTGATCTTGGCTCTCTTGCAGTGGGACGACAACTTGTGTGAccttcatgtttgtgtgtgtgtgtgtgtgtgtgtgtgtgtgtgtgttttgcagggaGAATGCAGTTATGAAAAAGAGCTTCTTCCTTACCTCCACATGAGGGATGGGAAGATGGATAAAAGTGCTCACAGAAAGGGACAGAAGAGCATGAAGACGTGCACCAAAACTACCACCAGCAAACCTAAACCCTCTCACCCTTCTTTGTCTGATCTTAAATGTGtggatgaggagggagagagggagaatgcaAAAGGAGCTGGGTTAGACTCCCTGCTGACAAAACACAAATCTCCTGTAGAATGTGATTTTGAGGCTCCTTTTGATGACATCAGCGAGCACACAGGACCTGAACCAATTTGCCCCCTGCCCTCAAACAAtgatcagccaatcactgacatggATGACGACTGTGTCATAGTAACTGAGGACAATGAGAGTCCAAAGATCCAGTCTCCCAGCAAGGATATTGTAAAATTAGAGAATACAGTCAGTGATCCATTAAATTTACACCATATTTCACGGCTGATGAGGAAAATTGGTGATAGTGAGCCTTGCCTAGACGAAGACATTGAACTTCAGACCATGTTCTACCTTCCTAAATGGGATTCTACCGCTTCCTCTGATGGCACATCGCCGCCAGGGAAACACAGAGCGGAGAGTCTGAAGGTCATTCTGGCCGATGTGGCAGAGCTCCTGTCCAGGTCTCCGCCATCAGTCCCCTTTGACTTGGAGGGTTCACTGTACGAGtcacttcctccctctcctggaCGATTGGAGGAGGACAAGGGGCCATTCCAGGTCAACTTTGCCCTGGATCTGCACGATGACAACGACTTGATGAGTGAAGATTACAATGCCTCGCCAAGGGCTGACTCTGATGAAGTTCCAATAGATGTCAAGGACAATCATGATTCACCTCATCAGCAGCCGCCACAGCTTTTCTCCAACCGTTCACCAGCCGCCGCAGAACCTGCTGTTAACAGGGGCCATGTAGCGGCCAACAGTCCAAGTTGGGATGAGGTCTTTGGTGATGAAGTAGTGTACGATAATCATATCAAGGATGATGGCATCAACAAAGAGTTGGACAATGAAATTGACAATGACTCATTGAAGGAATTAGTTGATGGTGATGCTGAGAAGTACAAAGGAATGGAAAGTGAGCGCTCAAATGAGGAGAAAGACCATTTGGATGATGCCAGGAATGAGGAAATGGCTGACTTTGTGGCAGATGATGGTATGGATGAGGAAGGAAACTCTCAccctcctcacctccatcaccctcctcttcctcagcctccAGTCGAACAAGGGTGCAGGCCTAACCTGGATGACAGCATGGACTTGTTTGAGGATGACGAAGCCTTCCTGCAGATGACCATCCCGGACATTCCCACACCTGAAGACAGCTGCGTCGCATCCAGTACATCATATAGCACTGAGCACAATGCTAACAACGTGAAAAAGACATCAAGCACACTTGTTCCCATGAGCACACTTAGCAGTACACACTTAAGTGACAGCAAACATAgactaaacacaacacacactcttgaGACAGCCGACTTGCACACCAAATGCACACCCAAGGCTATAAACACTACACACTGTCTggagagagagcatgaaaaCACAATAGAAACCAATCAAGATGCATTGGAGACACATGTAACAAAAGGTTCCATGGCAGACAAGGTAGATACACTCCATCATACATCTCCCATAATGAAACAACGCTATGAGTCATTTGACAGCTCCCGTGACTTCTTCTCTGTCAACTTTGACCTTGGATATTCACTGGAGGACTCTGAAGATGAAGTCGAAGAAGAGGCTGTTCCTGCCCCGTCTATAACGACCTCTCCCACAGCAACAAAGCAGGAAGTGGCGGCTGCCTCCACAGCATCTCTGCCAGCCATCTCTGGCTCTTCCACTCCCTGTCACAGCTTCCACAGACAGAGATTACAGTCCAGTGAAACCAAACTGTCTACACCGTTAACCCAGTCAGAGCGCAGGAGGAGTGAGGCTGCCTCTCTTCTGACTTCACCTTTGACCTCCAAGGGTGGGGCTCTGCCATCTCCAATCACGTCATTGGGTGTGAGGCGGACACTCATGCCTGGTCACTCAGGGATTTGCCGCCCCTCTTCACTCTCCAGCTTGAAAAGGAGATGGCCGGAGGGTCCCAACAACGAGGCCGAGAGCGGAGTCACACCCAGGCCGAAGGTGTTAGACGTGGAAGACAGTTCACATCAGGAGTATACTGGGCTTGACCCCCCTGCTGCTCCAGGTCGGTTTACTTTTACTaaggggtttaaaaaaaatcacatttctcaTCCTCAAGTTTTGTTATGTTAAATCACTTAGTTGTGCCCCACTCAGATTTGAACCTCACTCCCTTTTTCAGGAGagtgtgacagtgacagtgaggatGAAGTTGTGGTTCAGAAAAGAAGACATCAGACCAAGGCAAACCCTTTGTCTTCTCCAGAAGTGGTGCGTCAGGCCTGTTGATACACACAGTGCCACATtagcacatcaacacacacatggctaatgaaaagtttgattttcttgtgctaacttttatttttctattttttgtgttGAAGAAGATGCATACAGAAGTTGTCATTACTTTTTGTATATAACAAAGTCAAAAAGAGAAATATGTGATATTTTCAGCAAGATACTTATGAATAGCTTGTCTCAGTGTTATATAGTATAGCCTACCTACAGCCAAGAGATACCtgataaaaatgtttcagtATGCCTCTGTCCATCCTAAGTACCTGCAGTTGTCATGACAACCAGCTAGCAGACTGCTTTGCAGATCTGTTCTTTTTGTTCCTGTCTGTATCAGCTTGGCAAGGGAGATTTTGTTGAAATATTTGAATTAACCAACACCTATACCTCTGATCTCTAATACATATTGAAATAAGCCCAGTTCATATAATACACTATGAACTATGAACTATGAACTATGaaagcacacacatttcatggcTGTATGTGCAGATAAAATGTGTGTACACATTTGTATAATGCCGGTAATATGTTTTGTCTCTGTTAGTCCAAGGTCTTCAGTGATGTGGACTCCCCTCTCCTActgaacaggaaaaatacagctgCGCTTAATATAGTAAGATTTGATTCATTTACATAATGGTGTGGTGTAACTTACTCAGCACAGCTGATATAATTTGATAGCTTCACTCTGTGCAGCACACAATAATTTCCATAAGTCTTCATAATATAATGATATCATAATCCATTATGAGTGTAGAGTACAGTATTTGACTTATTTGCCTCTCTAATTGTTTTACAGTCTgatgaaacagagagggaagcTGTGTCTGACGACGACTTCCACAATGACTCGGTGTTTGTACGCAGAGCCACAGTGCATGAACCTGCGAGGCAGCACGTCCGCCAAGGAAAACCCAAGGTCTGTGTGGTAACCAGTTCAGAACACAGGGCGCTGTGTTCTGAATCTGATTTATctgatttatttctctttttttatttctctgaatgTGGCAAGACAAAATGCGTATTACTGCCAAACAGctcaggtttttgtttgtttctgatacCACTGAATTCCCTGCTTGGCCTAGATATTTCCCCGTAAGCCAGAGAGCGATTAGTGAAATTGTGATTaatgaaagtgagaaaaattACTTGTTTATCTACAGTGATAACAAAGGCTGCTGGCACAGAAGTGGAATATATATTTAATAGTATTTATGAGTGCATGGACACAGTATTAAtaagtatattttttttctgatgcttTGTATGAGATACCCATTCTCTTAAAAAATACAAGTTGAAGCAGGCTGTGAGCAGAAATACCCTTCACCATATCAGTTTAACATTTACCAAAAAATGACACCTTCCTGCCGATGTGAAAATTTTTTATAATTATCTGCCGGCTGCATGGACGCGTTCATTACTCGTTGACATTTTCCATTGTCCCTTTGTCAGCCTGCCCTACGCCGAGGAGGCCGTCACTTCCTGGATGAGGAAGCAGAGCTGTCAGAGGAGGATGCAGGGGTGTCATCTGATGAAGAGGATGGGGAAGATCAGAACCAGTCTCTTGAGGGCTTTGTGGTGGACAACTCACATTTTTCCCAGGGACTCAATGGTACAGCATACAGCCTGATTTGAGTAACTTAGCACCCAGTTAGTTTCCCACACTGGTATCCTCTGCAATTCCTGGTATCCAGTCCAGTTTTGTCAACATTAAATTTGCTATTTAGTGTTATACGATAGTATGATATGACCTCATTTTTTCTATATGAGATGAGCGTCTTATTCAGAGTTAGTAATTGTTATTTACCGGATGTTTGGCACTCATACTCCATCCAAACATCGCTATGACAGAGACTGTGACTCATGTTTGCGGAACTTGTGAAGCTGAACTTTAACAAATTAGATTTAAATTCAGTGAACTGAATttgaaacttgaacttgaaatcACTTGTGATGGAGACTGAAGTACTCTAGTTTGGGGAGGCAGAAGGGATCTTTCATTCGACAGTAACATCTGGCTTCCTGTCTGATCCTCTCCATTCCAGACTCAGATATGCACGGGGTTTACCTGAAGTCAGTGAGAAGCCCTGCAGTCGCTGGCAAGTTCAAAATGGTTTACAGAAAACAGCACGACATGGACATCTTCTCCCAGGTACAAAGAACCATGCATATTTTACTGTGTTATTCTTCAGAGTTGATTCATTTAATGTGCAACTCGTGTATTTAAAGAGACAGAATATCAAGCTATGTTGTCTAGCTGCAGTCTATATCTTGACTTAAGCTATAATGTGTGTTCCTAACCTGAGCTTTTGGGCACAGGTGCCTGAGATGGATGAAACATATGCAGAGGACAGCTTTGTGGTGGGCAGTgaggtggaggagatggagagcagCGAGGAAGAGGCCGAAGATGATGTCATGGAACTAATCCCTGAAGACTCGTACGTGGACGGGAAGAAGCAGTACACCACTAGACGCAGAGCTCTTCTGCGCAAAAACAGGGCACAAGTGGGAGctgtgacagagcagagagctCCCCAAACTAAAGCTGGGGTCAAAACCAAACGCTCCCGAATCATACGCATAAATGATTCCAGcgaggaggagacagagcaaGTTGTTAAGGAGAGCAGGGTGATGCCTAATGGGGATGTTGCCGCCCCCCTCAGGCCAAAGGCAGTACAGCAGGATTTGGCAACCAGCAAGcccacactgcagcagaaagCTCCCTCCTCATGTCCAACCATAGCAGCCAAGGTCTCACTGCTGAGTAGGGCTCAGAGAGGATCAGTAGATGAAGATGAGAAAAATGAGAGGTAATGaaattcatacacacactcacagacaaaGCACCAGCATGCATAAACACAGTTACATAGTCATCAGTTCATGTATTATTTACTCTCTCCTGCAGGTGTCACCAGAGACTGCAAAACCAGGCTCTGCTGTCTGATGAGCTGGACTTTCAGGAGTCAGAATCCCTTTTAGATTCCAGGAAACCACCACAGGTAAAGTGGGGGTTGCCCCTGGGCTTCTTAACTGGGTGCTCTGCCAAATAAAGAATATTATCTCACTATAATTTGATTCACTAGAAAGTGTTTGGatacaacaaaatgttttaatcttACCACTTTGGATGTATAAGTGATTAAGTATGACATATAAattgtttaatatttaagacaaacaaaagatcttttcatatcagggttcCCAGTACAAAATCACTGTAAATGGGCATCCATAGCTTAATGAAAGTCTACTTGAGGTCTAGAACATATTTAAGTTAGAAAAACTGAGATAAGATATGTGCACACCTGACTGAAGGGCCGTTTGCACTTTACCAGAGTCAGAGGTATTATGTAGACATACAAGATATTGCATTAGTTGTTTATTGAACTATATCTGAGGAGTGTCATTAAAGTCAAAATGATCTACACCGAAGTTTTACTCTTTCAAGgcatccacctccacctccgACTCAACGCACCAGCCTCAGAAGCCCATCGGTCCAGCTTTGTCCACAGGCGAGTCCCCCGCTCCATCTGgccttgtttctgttttggtgGACAGTCGCTGTATCAGCGGTGGAGCGGAGCTGGTGTCCAGCCTGCGTCAGCGCCACGCGGCTACCGTCCACATCTGCTCATTGGATGGTAACTACTTCATTGTCAGCAGCCGCATGGCCGTGGAGAGGCACAGCCAGTCAGACCTGGCCGCCATGCAGAATCGTAAGCGATTGGCCGAGCGGGTGAACAGCCTGCAGGGCTTGTTTGAGCGTGTCTGCCTGGTGGTGGAGAAGGACCGCACCAAGCCAGGTCAGTCATTGCCTGAATGATCAGGAAATCTTAACATTTATGCATCACGGGTAAAGGCAGCACAATACATATGCCTCtgttaaagtcacaatgaaattggaaaaaaaaaaaaaaaaacgagtaaTATTACAAATGCCAAAGCATTTACGAAGAATGTTTTTTAACAGTGTATCGTCAATGGTGATGTCATGCAGAACCAGTTAGCATGAACAAAAATTTCAACCCGCAAAAACGATCCTGGTAAAACATACTTGATGTTTCTCCCTAGCCAATCACCCATTTCTCCACCCCACTCCAACATCCTGTGTCAACAGGAAATACctcaaattaaggaagcaagagGTTCTCAAAAGGCAATTTCATTGTGACTCTAATCCTCCCTCTGTATCACAGGAATGCTCTCATAAAATGCCTCTCAGTATTTATTTCCAtgattttacacaacaaataaaGTATGTGCTTAAAAACCATAGCTTTAACAAAGTCACCCAGATGTTAGTGATGTGTCTCCATACTACCATGTATCTTTACGATGCAGATGTTTTGTGAGAGGTATTTTGGTTTACTGTGAGAGATGACATTTATGTGTCATGCTGTCCCAGGTGAGGCATCCCGTCCGTTCCAGCGAACACGCTACTACGACAGCATGGTGGCCGCGCTGGTGCGTACAGGGGTTCGTCTGCTGTGGAGCAACGGCCCCGAGGAGAGCGCCGGCCTGCTGGCAGACCTGGCGCGGCTGGAGCAGCGGAAAGGTCATGGCATCGCTGTGCCGCTGGAGGTCAAAGGGCAGCACAGGCAGCAGGCTCTGCAGTTCTACTTGAGCTTGCCCTCAGTCAACTATGTCCACGCCCTCAACATGATCCACAACTTCAGGTCAATCGCTCATCTCATCAACAGGTAAAGGAAATGCGTTTTATGTTGGCACCAAGCATATTTGAGGTGTTTATTCAAACTGTGgtgtgtttacttttttgaaaatgctgatgaTGTCTCAGTGTCAAAGTGAATCCATTTCTACCTGTCACCCTGATGCTCTATTAGTTAAAAAGAGATCTGCAAGACTACATTCCAGTGTGCTGGTTTCTTCTATGTGTGTTTACGTCTTTAGTACTTTTTGGCAGTTAAGAACAATTTGAACTTGCCAGCTTTATTTTCATAAGTTCTGCAGTGGGATGAATACCAGACATTTGGTTGTTTTAAACATGAGCAGCAGTTAATCTGTTACTGACTTGTTCATCTATTTATAAAGAAACATCAGAGTTGAGATTTTAGTCTTTCTTTTCCCATCAAGTATTCAAACCCTCTGTTGTCCTCTTTTAAACTCCTCTGCCCTTGCAGCTCCATTGAAGCCATACAGAAGGGAGGCTGTATGAGTCGCTCCAGAGCTGAGGAGATCTACCGCTGCCTGCGCTACTCCTGTGACTCCTTCCTCATAAACACAGTCACAGCAACAAAGAACAGCTAGCAGCACTGAAGAACAGACACTGTGGGAGCTCTGCAAGACTAAACTCTGTTTCTCTCATGCACTGGTTGTGTCATTTACTCCCTCCCTTATTCCAGTCTCTTCATCAGTGTACCTTTACTTTCTCATGCATGTGTTTCTCTGCCCACCATTTTCAGTCCTCAGTCTCATCTCACTGGCCTGGTTGGGACGAAAAGACACCAGTTTCTGTTATGCTACCAAATGAAAAAGGCTGAGCCTCCGTACAATGGCTTAACTTTTCTTGCACAATAAGTTAAAGGGGAACTGCACTCACAATAATGTGCCTATTTAACATGGCATTTGCTTTATGTTGTATTTTGTAACATGCAGGAGAGTGCAGGTTTTCCCT
It contains:
- the fancm gene encoding Fanconi anemia group M protein, giving the protein MSSGANQRTLFQSWGASLSQNKVVQPKTTGKKAATGQRRATLGDPVAKAQPPPRSSLWGGTGQGSASTSEVRIEEPVSVDNEEEDDDDLMLVAVYEAEKTLELGANFVQDNNPLEIVHTSLSPTPSGGRCYPDFPGFDSSSAKVWIYPTNYPIREYQLKISETALFQNTLVCLPTGLGKTFIASVVMYNFYRWYPSGKIVFMAPTKPLVAQQIEACYKVMGIPQTHMAELTGSTAAGQRQELWRSKRVFFLTPQVMVNDLSRDTCPALQVKCVVIDEAHKALGNHAYCQVVRQLGSQTRQFRILALSATPGGDTRSVQQVISNLLISHIELRSDESPDIQAYSHQRSVEKVVVPLGETLAAHQARYVQVLERFMSRLVQNRLLANKDLRTLTKYQLILAREQFRKNPSPHIKGPQQGMLEGDFALCISLYHGYELLLQMGLRSLFFYIQGIMDGAREMSRARNELQRTPIFMDLYKEMEAMFVKPSAGPDEPFIYSHPKLHKLEEVVLQHFRQWAESSADNNGNFCTTQEVSTRVMIFSSFRESVQEIAAMLNRHTPLIKVMTFMGQASTGNRVKGFTQKEQLEVMHRFRQGGFNTLVSTCVGEEGLDIGEVDLIVCFDAQKSPIRLVQRMGRTGRKRQGRIVVILAEGREERTYNQSQSNKSKVYKSIIGSKNSFQMYPNSPRMLPEGVNPTLHKMHITCGQFDHQDSSRRSSRGRRSLAEGQSSLIHPQQLGRQRSVKSDGFLTPTEFSLWASTMKLEEDEAHPTLSRSHFLSIPGDLPPQEVSNSGHPSRELSLWEWRHWQNRALPTSSVDHSLRCQHFVSVMELIDRMREENEGECSYEKELLPYLHMRDGKMDKSAHRKGQKSMKTCTKTTTSKPKPSHPSLSDLKCVDEEGERENAKGAGLDSLLTKHKSPVECDFEAPFDDISEHTGPEPICPLPSNNDQPITDMDDDCVIVTEDNESPKIQSPSKDIVKLENTVSDPLNLHHISRLMRKIGDSEPCLDEDIELQTMFYLPKWDSTASSDGTSPPGKHRAESLKVILADVAELLSRSPPSVPFDLEGSLYESLPPSPGRLEEDKGPFQVNFALDLHDDNDLMSEDYNASPRADSDEVPIDVKDNHDSPHQQPPQLFSNRSPAAAEPAVNRGHVAANSPSWDEVFGDEVVYDNHIKDDGINKELDNEIDNDSLKELVDGDAEKYKGMESERSNEEKDHLDDARNEEMADFVADDGMDEEGNSHPPHLHHPPLPQPPVEQGCRPNLDDSMDLFEDDEAFLQMTIPDIPTPEDSCVASSTSYSTEHNANNVKKTSSTLVPMSTLSSTHLSDSKHRLNTTHTLETADLHTKCTPKAINTTHCLEREHENTIETNQDALETHVTKGSMADKVDTLHHTSPIMKQRYESFDSSRDFFSVNFDLGYSLEDSEDEVEEEAVPAPSITTSPTATKQEVAAASTASLPAISGSSTPCHSFHRQRLQSSETKLSTPLTQSERRRSEAASLLTSPLTSKGGALPSPITSLGVRRTLMPGHSGICRPSSLSSLKRRWPEGPNNEAESGVTPRPKVLDVEDSSHQEYTGLDPPAAPGECDSDSEDEVVVQKRRHQTKANPLSSPEVSKVFSDVDSPLLLNRKNTAALNISDETEREAVSDDDFHNDSVFVRRATVHEPARQHVRQGKPKPALRRGGRHFLDEEAELSEEDAGVSSDEEDGEDQNQSLEGFVVDNSHFSQGLNDSDMHGVYLKSVRSPAVAGKFKMVYRKQHDMDIFSQVPEMDETYAEDSFVVGSEVEEMESSEEEAEDDVMELIPEDSYVDGKKQYTTRRRALLRKNRAQVGAVTEQRAPQTKAGVKTKRSRIIRINDSSEEETEQVVKESRVMPNGDVAAPLRPKAVQQDLATSKPTLQQKAPSSCPTIAAKVSLLSRAQRGSVDEDEKNERCHQRLQNQALLSDELDFQESESLLDSRKPPQASTSTSDSTHQPQKPIGPALSTGESPAPSGLVSVLVDSRCISGGAELVSSLRQRHAATVHICSLDGNYFIVSSRMAVERHSQSDLAAMQNRKRLAERVNSLQGLFERVCLVVEKDRTKPGEASRPFQRTRYYDSMVAALVRTGVRLLWSNGPEESAGLLADLARLEQRKGHGIAVPLEVKGQHRQQALQFYLSLPSVNYVHALNMIHNFRSIAHLINSSIEAIQKGGCMSRSRAEEIYRCLRYSCDSFLINTVTATKNS